The Magnolia sinica isolate HGM2019 chromosome 3, MsV1, whole genome shotgun sequence genome includes the window gcggGAGCGGATTGGACACTGAGAGGTTGAGGAGCGAGACTTgcaactgaagtgacgtcaccaagttatgtgggcccatcatgatgtatgttttgtatccacgccgtccatccatttggaaatataattttagccAAAGGTCCAAGGAacgagacaaatccaaagctccagtggacctcaccatagaaaacagtggggagagtgaggcctaccattaaaaaatcaaataggccacgaaagtttttgatcaagttgatatttgtttatttcccttctttaatgtctgtgttaactcgTGAGCAGGTTGGATTTCATATTAAAATCAAGGTGagaattaggaaggtttcaacggtaggcatcaatctccccactgtttttttgtggtggggtcaattACATATTTGGATCAGCCTTATTCTTTAACTTATGCCCtgaaattaaatctccaaatagatggacggtgtagataaagcacatacatcatagtggggccacatacatcacagtgggcccacagaaccacatacatcacagtgggcccacagaactttgtgacgtcacttcggtagcgaatctcgctgttcaacctgtcagtagctgatCCGCGTCGCTTCTCTTACTATTTCTTTCCCGCCCCTCCATTTCTACTGAACTCTGTCTCAGATCTCCGCCATGAATCCTGCAAATCCATATCTCAATCACCATTCTTTCACTTTCctttcccaaaaccctaaccctaactctAACCGTAGCCCTAGTTTTCCATTCCCTCCCTTCCCAGCTCCACCCCTTCCTTCGATCCTCACCACTCCAAACCcaccccaaaaccctaaccctaatccactCCTCCCTCCAAACACCACCATCCCTGACGCAATCTCGGCCCTCAAGCACTCCATCCATCTGGCGCAAACCACCCTCCAATCTATATCCCGTCTTCTTAACCTCCCCTGCTCCGATCCTCCCAAAACCCACCTCTCTCCCTGCCCTTTCAACCCCAGCCACCTCCTCCCCGTACATTCCCTTTTTCTCCATTTCATCCGCTGCCGTTCCTCTCCCGCCGCCCTCTCCCCTTCCCTGATTGACTCCCTCCGCTATCCCAAATCTCTCCTCGACCCTCCCAACCAAACCCGCTTCCCCAAATCCGATGCCGACCTTTGCTTATCGCTCGATGAATACATTGGCTTCGGTGGTTCAAATTTCTTTTACAAGGACTGCCCTGGTGTTGTCCGATCCTCTGACCAGGATGCTGCCAGGAGGACTTTCACTCTTCCCGCAGTTTTATCTGTCGAGTGTGCGAATTTCGCCAGTGATGGTGATAACAAGGAAATTAAGGAGGGGGTTCCAgagattcttcttcttccttcggAATTGTGGGCCTTGAGGAGAGAAATCAAGGCATGGAGTGATTACCCGTCGTCGTATTCTTACACTGTTCTGCGGGCCATTTCCTgcttaaaacggatggacgaattGGATGTGTTGAACTGGGTCATTGGGAATTCGCCTCGGTATGGGATTGTGATCGATGTCCCAATGCGGGATCACATGTTTGTGATTTTGAAGCTGTGCTTGAAGGTGATTTGGCGGGAGGCTTCAAAGTCTCTGGAGTTGGTGACAAGGGGAGAGTTGGGTTCTGGAGAGAATTTGAAGTTGTTGTGTTTTGTCTGTCCACGTTTGGTTGAAGTCCTGATGTGGTTGGGTTTGCAGCTTTCTGTTTTGTATGGAGAACAGAATGGGAAACTATTTGCCATTGAGATGCTTGCTCAGTGTTTATTGAGTGCAGGGTCGGGTTCGTTGTTGTTCATGTTGGGGGGAAAAGAGGAAAGGGATTTAGATGCTGCTGAAAGTTCATGGTCTGAAGGTAAAATGTTTGTTTCACAAGTTGCAGCTGCAATTGCGGCACTGCATGAACGGTCCTTGCTGGAGGAAAGAATCAAGGAGTTGCGTTTTGGGGTACCACCTTCAAAAGTTCAACTGTACGTCTCTCTCATGCCATTCttctatttttcattattttgcaTTTTATTGCTTCTGTTAATTTAAAATGAGCATTTATACTCAAATAATTGTCAATGACTAGCATGATTTTGTAGTTATTTCTTTACTGATTGGTGCATGGCTTGTTATATGGTTGGCTATTTGGTGATTTTGGATTAATTTCAGATATGGAACTTGTAAGTAGAACATGTTATAGTGGTGCATCTGAACATAGAGTCCTCACAATAGATAACCTTCAGAAGAGATCATTGATCATTCCTAATATGTGCTACCTTTGCAAGCAAGACGCTGAAACCATTGACCACCTCTTCATTTTCTGTCCATCCATGATTAAAGTTTGGGAGCATATTATCGATGTTTTGAGGAGCAGTGGGTCATGCCAGGTTTGTTTAGGGACCTCCTATGGGTGTGGCATGGGGGAGGCAGAGGTAAGAGACAGAAATCTTGTTGGCATCTCACGTTACTAGCTTTATGGTGGGTCATTTGGGGCGAGAGAAACAGAAGACAATTTCAtaactcttcttcttcctttaagGCTATTGTGGAGTCCATTAGATTGTCAGTTTCTGAGTGGTTAGCCACTTTTAGAGCCGTCTCTGGTTAATGTAGCTGTCACCTTTGTGTAGTTTGTGGCTTTTGGCTTTGTATACTTTCCCTGCCTGGCTGTTGCTAGTGGGTCTTTTAATAAATTCcatcatccttcaaaaaaaattaaaattgctGGTCCCATTTGCTCAGGCTGTTTGATGTATTCCTTATAGAACTTCCTACCTTATGGAGGCTTTTGACTCTTGCCGAGCCATTTTCATCCTGAATTCAAGGTTTACATATCAGTGTTGGAGTTCATATTGGCTTGGCTGAAAAATTGATAAGATATGGGGAAGTATCGGACTGTATAGACCGATATTGGGTTGTATGGTGTAAACCTTTTCTTAGAAAAATGTGGGAAAATaccagaaaaagaaagaaaggaaacatAAAAATCTATAATTTATTAGCGTTTTTGACATGTGTGCAATGATACATTAGACCATTTTTTGCTAAGAATGATGTCTATTGGCCTGGTCTGATGAAACTGGGTTTCTAGTCTTTGACCTCTAAGTTAGGTGTTAAAGCATTTACGAATTAGAGATTATTTGGTTGATAGTCAATTTTGCTGTAGTGGGTTTTATTACATATTTTAACTGAGCATCATTGGAATCACCACGTATCCATGGATAAAATATCTGTGATCAAAACATCTTAAATAAAATATCCATTAAAATCACGATTGTCATGAATGAAATGTAATGAACAACATACTATTATAAGTAATTAAACAACATACTATTATAAGTAATTATATGCATGTTGTCCCAACTTCCAAGACCAACAATGTAGGGGCTTTACATATTTTGCGGAGCGCATAATAGATGAGTTTCTAGCCATCCATTAAACTTGGAATGAAGAAAGTGGTCCAAGATTATGgggaaaaaatgggaaaaaaatttgaaatagggGGCCTCCGTCACAATTTGCAAGGGCagtatggtcttgatatggcagCCTATTCGCCGATAAAATGCCCTTGTCCGCTGATATGAGCCGATATAGGTGCCAGCGCCTATACAAATCAATATGACATCTTGGGCTGTGCCGATGTGGTCCCAAGTCCCGACAATGGATTTTGAAAACCTTGACTCAAACCCTTCTTCTTGATGGATGGCAAAACTTTATTATAAGAAGACATTACCACACTGCAAACAAATTGCCTGTATAAAGCGATTTGTGATAGAACCGTTCTTTGGCTAGAGAGTTGCTATACAGTTAGATTTGCTGCTCACAAATCTTGCTATGCCATCTTGaagaatgtgttttttttttttttttttgggttatcaAATCAACCTCTGCTTTGAATGACTTTCGGCATCAGACAGGCATGAATCAAACTCTTTTTTGATTATGTCAAACTTGCTATGCTTTGGGAAAATTTGCTGTGATGATATGACCAACAAGGACTATATGCAAGGTTAGACACCTTGAACACCACTAGGACTCAATGAGCATAGAAGTTGGATGAACCTTCTTCCCAGGGCTGCCCTTGCTTCAAATCAAATCATGCTTCAAACTTGCACTCTTGTTCTCAGTCTAGCTTCCTAGCTGTATATACTAGCTAACATGAAATGGATGTTTCCCTACTCCCACACACAAATATGTTGCCATTTCTTGTTTTGTGCAACTATAGTGGTGTCAACTGTCCACGTGCAGGTCTGGGCTAGGGTCACCCTGAGCCTGACCTCATTAAAAAAGTTATCAGACCCAATGAATCCAACAATATGACATTTCAAActtgcccttgatagagtggaatgatagAATGGGATTCattagccgaccccaattaattgggataaggcttagatgacgacgatgatgatcaagcccaactcATCTGTTTGCAGCTTTTGTATGCaggtgaattatatataataaacatATAAATAATTAACACGTGTTATCATTATTATTAGCATGGGCGAGTTGGCCCAACTCGACCTGACAGGCCAGCAGCGTTGACTCGAACCTGGCTTAATTGGTTATCAGGCCTGAACATTTAGGCTCAAAACCTGGGTCAACGGGTCTAGGCCGGATTGTCCAGCGCAGGCCAGGTGGTTAATCCGATCCATCAATGCCTTGTACGAGAGCATGGGTTTGAGTTGACTCAGAAAATTTGGTTGGCTACAAAGcttcttcatatatatatatatatatatatatatatatggggagaaggtactatgcgctcgacctcacgagtccgtcccatgaggtcgagctgtgtgggccccaccatgatgcgttttgaacatctaccccatcagtcagatgcaccattccatcgtgggcctaggtctcaaaaatcaagtcaatccgtgacttgtgtgggccacaccacatacagaagtggggaggggccgtgcaccattaaaacattcataatcattttttgggcccaccgagatgtggtttgcaaatccagcccatccattatgtgtgtctcgcttgcatgagggttcagaccaagtttcaacagcattcaaaactcaggtgggcctcaccaagtgcttttatatgttttaacggtgtcttcacatgattttagatggtatggcccacctgagttccgtatacggctgatttttgggatatcccataatttagaggggacccatcaaatgcacggtgttgatggtcgacacgcatcacggtggggccgacacagctcgacctcacaggagcttatcgtgaggtcgagagcatagtaccttttcccatatatatatatgtgagtttTTAAGAACAAATTACCCTTCTAAGTTTTGGATAGAGTCAAGTTGACCTGGCAAGTATTTCAAGGACCCAATCTTCTTTTAATAATCAGTACTCGATCAGTTTAAGAGTGAATTTATGTTTCAAGTTTTGAAATAATATCTGGTCATTTTGTTTTGTCGCTTTGCATTTGTATTTCAGAAATATTACTTTATTGTTGCATGTAATCTATTGCTCCATTTTTATTTGTTTGAGATACTTCGTTATCAGAATTACTTCAAGTGTACTATTTCTTTTGCCATTAAGAAAAAAGTTCTGTTTCATTTTGTTTCTAAATTTCAACCATCATATTGACCTTCCTGATTCCTTGTAGGATAAATGAACATTTATCTGTGTCAATGAGGGCAAATGAGGAGCGAGCTAAGCGCCCTGACTATAGAGCCTTACTTGAGCATGATGGGCTTCTTTGGCAGCAATCGCGCAACCAGGCATGTTATATTACCATGGGGTTGTTATTTGTGGATCTTAGGCTTTTAGCAACAACTTAAACTGTTTTTATGGTGCCTTTCAGTATTGATGAGTATGATGAATGCATGAACACCATGACAGTTTCCAGTTTTGATTACTGCTAGAGGAGGATCTTTTCTAAGTGGTCTGCTTTAATCACAACTCCAAAGTCAAGAGATGCTTATTCTTGTAAAAACATTCTTTACGTCGATGGTCTTGACTCTGCTTTTGCGTACGCCTCTTATCTTTATGTTGATGTATGTACTAATTTTTATTTCACCCATAATAAGTAATTTATGTCTGAAAAATGATATGGCAGTCAAATCTGACAACTATGTCAGGGTCGTCGAACGGCTTGAGCATTTTTTTCACAGTGGTGATTAGATGAGTAATGAATACGTTTTTGACGAGAGTGGAATCCTCTGCAACTCATCGCACTTCTTCCAAAGTTTCTACTTGTTGCAGCTTGTAAAGGGCCATATGCTTTAACTTTGAACTGTGAAAATCTTCCCCTATATAAATAACGGAGAAAATCCTCCTAATTTTTTTTTGCAGTGCTCCAAGGGCGGCCATACTCCCATAACTGTCCCTGTAGCATAATTGTGACAGTTCTACAGCTGAACAAGACATGGTTAAAGTACACCACGAAAGGATAAATCATACTGGTTTTAACCACACCAATTTTCAGATTAAAAAAACTTAGGTGTTAGCTCCAATCCCTCAGTTTCCACACAATACACCTTAAAAGCGAGTTCTGGTTACCCACTTCAACATTGAGCATCCCTTAACTTACAAAAATGATTTCCTCCATTCTCTTTATGAGGCACCACTGGAAGGGACATATCTTGTAATGCCTTTTACGTGCTTTTACATATTCATTGGGAGTACAATATTTATAGTTTGCAAACCAGGCGGGTCAACCCGAGACGTGGTTGAATCAGCCCAACACAGTCAGGGATCTGGTCATGGCTCAGGAAAACCAGGCCTACTCTGGCCAGCATGTGACTTGGGCCTGTTTTCCTGAGTCCACCTGCGGCTTAGTTGACTCGGACATGTTGAAACAGGTAAGCCGGGTCTACtaggggcattttcataatttTGAAGagcacaaaaaaagaaaaggctAAATCCTAAAAATCATCATTTCCCTCTCCCTTCTTTTGGTTCTCTGTATTTTTTCCCCATTCCCTTCCCATTTCCAAAGGGGAATGGACGAAGTGTAAGAGGAAGAagatagtgtttttttttttcaaaagaaggaTATTATTTTTCTGATTTAAAACTATGACTTCATTAACCTTGGAGTCCATTTTGCTACCCTACAATTGTCCAGAAGCAACCATTGTGCCCAGCTGTTTGTATGGCTGGAAATGGCACATTTGCAGCTTCAGCAGCGATGTTTAAGTACTCAATGGTCCAAAAAAGCCACTGCTCCACTGTTCTGTGCTGGAAATGACGACTTTAGAGCTTCACAATGCATGGTTAAAGCACACCACCAAAGATAATCTACCTTACCTTCAAGTTCAGCCACAATGATAGtgaaatgtttttatttttttatttttcaaaggaTGCAAATATCATTATGCCACGAGGcaagaaaaagaaacagaaaacaaaagaaacacaaagaaaacaaaacaaaaactgaataggaagaaataaaagagagagaaaaacagGAAAACCTAGCACCATACAACTCATAGACGAACCAAAAAGAGAACACAAAAACTATACAAGTCAACCCAGCAGGAGCTAGAGGCCTAAACCAAACTGATTAGGAGGCATGGAACAAGCAGTCCAATCAGCCACATCTCTATAAATAAGCGAGAGCACCCGAGCTAAGGAGGATCGACAAACTTGGAAGGTGCGATAGCTCCTCTCTCTCTAGATGGTCCAAAGGTTGCAAGGATGAAAAGGCACCATGAAGTATCGAGGTAGCTCCACCTTGACACTTGTGCCACGCGAAAAGAAGATCACAAACTGAATAAGGCGTTACCCAGGATACTTTCAAATGATTTAGGATAGTTGATTAGATTTTGAAGGCGAAGAAGCAGTGAAATAATAAATGATCTATGGATTCTACATCTTGCATACATAGGAGGTAGATATTGGGCAGGATCATGCCTCTTTTTGCAGATTGTCAATGCTGAGGGTTTGACCGTTCCTAATAAAATtttgttatctctcaaaaaaggaaaaaaagaaaaaaaaaaaaaaaaggaaaaaaaggtgagGGTTCGACCTTGAGCTGAATCCAAGAGAAGGTATCAATCTTGAGGGGGGCTCCCTAACCCCATTCGAAGGAAGGAGACGCCTAATCCTCTTTGGGAGGATTGGGATTGAAGAGTTTGAATAAGGATTTCACTGAGCATTTTTTGGAGGGGTCGAGAGACCAAATAATCGAATCCTTTCTTCTGGAGAAGAACATGAGCTTCACAACAACTCCAATAATTTGAGCAGCTCTTCCAACTCCATGTCAGAAGGGGACATCCAGCAAGGGGGGCACCAGGCCCCCAATCCGTCACTAAAATAGAGACCGAGGAGGCAATACGACCCAAATTGGGAAAAGGATAAGGGGCCTATCGGTTATCCATGTATCGAGCCAAAAGCAAATTTGAGAATCATTTCCCAGGCAGAAGGAGAATCTATTGAGCATCAAAGGTTTCAATAGACAAATTGACTTCCATACAGAAGACGCTCGGTTGAGGGAAGAAGGATCTGCATATGAGCCATACTTGGAGGCCAAGATATCCCTCCACCAAGAGCCGGATTCTGAACAGAAACGACCTAACCATTTTCCAAGAAGAGCATAATTGACAATTAAGATATCTTGAAGGCCAACACCCCCCTTGGAAATGGGCTTGCAAACCTCAAACCATTTAATCGTATTAAATTTGTGCCCAATTGAGTCTCCTTGCCACAAGAAGTCTCTACGGATTTTATCGTGTCTACGGATAACTGATTTGGGGTATCTATAAAGGGAAAGAAAATACGAAGGAAGATTGGAAAGAGCATCTTTAATAAGAGTAATACGACCCCCTAGAGATAGATACCTTCCTTTTCAGACAGACAATGTTCGTTCAAACCTAACCACATCCCATAGATGTTTAACAAGCTTACCAATATAGAGGAGAAGGCAAAGCTAAGTGGATGGGAAGCAACTAGCCTTACAACCAAAGGTATCCTCGAGATGGGAAAGAGTTGACAGTTCAAGGTTGATACCCAACATCTCGCTTTTAAATAGATTGATTTTCAAACCTATGACACCCTCGAAGCAACGAGCAATCTTTCGAAGGTTCTCAACCGCCACCTCAAAGGCATCATAGAAAAGGAGAGAATTGTCGACAAACTGAAGGCCCAAAGGGCGAAATGCCGAATCCATGGAACAAACCAACCAATTCTCCTTTGCTAAGCATACGACCGAGGCCTTCCACAACAATAACAAACagaaagggagaaagaggatCACCTTGGCGCAGGCCATGGGAGGATTTAAAAAAGCCTTTAGGAGAGCCATTGACTAGGGTTGAGAACATGGCAGAAGAGACACAGGTCTTGATCCAATCCCATCATTTGGAGCCAAAGGCAAGACAAAATAACACATATAATCCCAATCAATGTGATCAAAGGCCTTTTCAATATCAAGTTTACAGACAACCCCACTCCATCCTTCACGATGTCTAGAATCTATGGTCTCGTGAGCAATGGGGGCACAATCCAGAATCTAGCGATTAGAAACAAAAGCACCCTGGGCTTTGGCTAAGATTTTGTAAGGGGCTAAGGGCCCCCAAGTAAACTTATGGGCCTAATATCCTTGAGGTCGTCGGCACCTTAAAATTGGATAAGAAACTATATTTTGATCTAAGGGCTCTTTATCACACAACAACTATTTAGCCCTCTTGGATTTGACACAATAGTTCACAAAATTATTGAGTTACTTGTTGAATAATGTAATGCTTTCAAGTATGTGATCATTGGTTGTTCATCAAAATATCGAGGAGGGTACTGTTAAGTGTTAACTATTTCAAAGTGGacttttggaaatctaaaattttagagtCGGAATCTCAGTGAGTCCAGTGAGAATGGATGTTGTGCCCTTTTTCATATtcctatttatttatattttggcCTCGTAATCATATTTGTTCTTCTTAATGACAATTCCCAAACTCTGCCTAAAGTATCGGTTTCAATATGGATAACACAAATTTTTTTCCATGAAAGAATCTGTAACTATGTAGTAAGTCTATGTTTGAACTTATTTGATTGTCCCCAATTAGAACAAAAAGGTCTTCATTAAACTTGGTCTATTTCTTGGAGCCTCTATAAAAGATGATCCTCCCTAGTCCACATTCTACAACATCATTAATCATTTGGTTAATAGGAAAATGGGAAACAATTTACCTTCTAGTCGAGAATCGTATCTGTTGTTTATTACAGGTTTGGAACCATGTTACTAACCCTTCACACCTATCTAGTGAGCGCTGTGCATCAACCTCTAGATTCTTGAACCTGCCAATTTGACTTGGGAAATGCCAACCTGACTTGTGACATCCATGGACAGGCTCAGAGTCTGCTATGACTGAGACTCCATCTGTCTTCAACATATCAGTTTGTGTTTTTTATTGTAATATCTAGGTATCTCTTTTCCTTTTTGGCTGTTTTCTCCTATTTTCCGTTTCCTGTTCATTCTTAAATACATTTCTAAATGCTATTCATATGATTCCCATGTACTTTATACATGTTTTTACCAAAATACATTCTCATTTATAtggtttttgcattttctttctattttttaaaatatcaaataCCGAAGGCTTTCAAAactattttttcattttcaatatGAAAGGAAGACAGTGGATGGTGTCAGCTGAATAAGTGATGTTGGCGAGGGTGGTGAGCAAGAGGAATTCTTACCCTGTGACGGTGCTTGGACAATCATTAAGAAGGGGAAATCTAGCAATAGGAAGAGAGTCAGTCACCCTCTTTTCAACCTAACTCCGAACCCTTTGATGACTGGTTTGGAGGTCATCCTCctagtagagaatgatttgatgataataatgtgaagaaatattgagagagaagaagaagaaggagagtttgagagagatgttgtgttaggcttgcttgccctaacacataatattttattataataaagcataatagtacaccgcaggagaagagggaagtgctaaaaggggccactaaccacatgcacaatacactagcattctctgtACTCCTCAAGATGACTAGCTCATGGAGGTGTTCAGAGTGAGGCTGTGTGAACGGAACATTGAGAAATACATTGACTTTGTGCAAATGCAATATGAAGAGGCTGATGTTAAGGAGGTTGCAGATGTCAGTGGGCTTGATTGGGAGGTTTTGGTCTGAATATGCAGAGGGCCAAATGGCCTAGAATCTTTGAGAAATAGGAAGAAACCCTCATTCAAAAGGACTAGTAATATGAGCCAAAGTGGGTCATACTCTATCAACGGTAGGGTTGCAACTGCTGAGCAAATTGTGGTTCTCTCACCTCAAGTGCTCGGCAACAGCCACTTTTTGTTAGtgctaagggtggcaatgggcctggTCGCTCACCCAACATGGAGAGCCTGGTTTGGCTTGGGCCTAACATGTATGGCCTGATCAATTTTTGGGCTGGGCTTAGGCTCAGGTCATTTAGCCTACTCAACTGGGCGCAAATATAAGGGTATTTAAGTAATTTAGagcatgcatgcatatatttAACATAGCTTAAAcactaaccctctctctctctctctctctctctctctctctctctctcacacacacacacacacacacacacacacacacgcacatgtaCCCCTCATACTCTCTCTTTGActcctccctttttcttttcttgtttcctCTTTCTTAAACTCAATAGCAACTCTCCCTCCACCGTTCTCTTTTctagttcttttcttctcttttaaggaaaaaacaCAAGACAACATCTCCATTGCCCCTCCACCCCTGATTTTTCTCTGAACATGTATCAATTAGGGTTAGCGGGTCGGGCCTGGGCCCGATCAAAGTTTCTCGGGCTTGTGTCTTTGATCGAGGTCCATGCCGGGCTCGTGCTAGGCTTGGGATTGGGTCTCATTGTGTGGCCCAAACCCAACCACCCATTTCCACCTGTAGTTGATGCACAAGCTCTTTGTCAATGCTATGAAGAATGGCAAGGGAAGTCAAAGAGGCATATGTGTGATGGAAGCAAGAGGAGACGGGCATCTAGCTCTGTGGTTCTCTCCCACGAGAAAGTTGACATGTGGTTGAGAGATGGGTATTAGAGAAGGGGAACATTCAGTCGGTACAGGTAAGAGGTTGGGAACATGAAGTCCCACATTCAATTGTTGAGTTCGGCAAAAGTGGCGATGATGTGCAGTGGTCTCAAACGAAGAAGTGGGGTTGGAGGATCTTtggggtttcttctcttttgtatTATTGTAGATATGCCTTACAATTCTCATGCTTTGTTTTCCTTTTCTAATAAATTTCTGTCagctctcaaaaaaagaaaagaaaaagaggaataaCATTTGCATACAGCTCAATGGTAGGTAAGTTACCTTCCACCTGGGCACACGTGTCATGTGTGTACAACATCTGAGCACTCCAAAAGGTTAAAGCTGTCTATAAGATTGTCTGGCAATGTCAGGCACTCCGAACCAGAAGAAAACAATGAGGTAGGCGGTCCAATTCAGtggacatgtgtggcccacctgtcttGATTTTGTTGCAGGTGATTTTCATGGATGGACCCACAATTCTAGACAACTAGGATGTCAGATATATGTTGGCACCTGCAGTGTGCTGGATGTTGATTGCAACTCACCGTCTattcaggtgtgtgtgtgtgtgtgtgtatttctctAGATATATTTTCTTTCAGCAACGAGGCTACCccgttagatgagctggtagagagcgtagtgtgtgagtgatccagggttcaatccccgGTACCGTTGTTGAGTTATGATCCCTCTCTCCCTCCTTGGCCCAAGTTAGGTTCTTAATTTAGCGTTCTTGTTTGCTTATAGGTTGGTTAATAAA containing:
- the LOC131239664 gene encoding U11/U12 small nuclear ribonucleoprotein 48 kDa protein-like isoform X2 — protein: MNPANPYLNHHSFTFLSQNPNPNSNRSPSFPFPPFPAPPLPSILTTPNPPQNPNPNPLLPPNTTIPDAISALKHSIHLAQTTLQSISRLLNLPCSDPPKTHLSPCPFNPSHLLPVHSLFLHFIRCRSSPAALSPSLIDSLRYPKSLLDPPNQTRFPKSDADLCLSLDEYIGFGGSNFFYKDCPGVVRSSDQDAARRTFTLPAVLSVECANFASDGDNKEIKEGVPEILLLPSELWALRREIKAWSDYPSSYSYTVLRAISCLKRMDELDVLNWVIGNSPRYGIVIDVPMRDHMFVILKLCLKVIWREASKSLELVTRGELGSGENLKLLCFVCPRLVEVLMWLGLQLSVLYGEQNGKLFAIEMLAQCLLSAGSGSLLFMLGGKEERDLDAAESSWSEGKMFVSQVAAAIAALHERSLLEERIKELRFGVPPSKVQLINEHLSVSMRANEERAKRPDYRALLEHDGLLWQQSRNQDTNKNKTREEMLAEERDYKRRRMSYRGKKVKRTTTEVMRDIIEEHMEEIKQAGGIGCLVKGAQETVSSSACDKMADVDELKGSGRRSVETNRSHSHVYERQVHTGFNIASKRLEDALTKDQSGMSSGLKYAHQHQSYERHASNNSWEDRKRSVSRDNHDREYRSRSPHGYRSHSQSRERHGRQREQEQDDVEGTRNKYERNGSLSSHSSKHRDNQSFSSSSSKLSQDSSTSKCDQMPESKHRHGHWTQGKHKSGSAAQSTFDDRYDPSGLYDRYEETSDASLDSKYIRPDKLYSQTDDVKHHKLQRLDKSSKGHCPDHQKKS
- the LOC131239664 gene encoding U11/U12 small nuclear ribonucleoprotein 48 kDa protein-like isoform X1, with translation MNPANPYLNHHSFTFLSQNPNPNSNRSPSFPFPPFPAPPLPSILTTPNPPQNPNPNPLLPPNTTIPDAISALKHSIHLAQTTLQSISRLLNLPCSDPPKTHLSPCPFNPSHLLPVHSLFLHFIRCRSSPAALSPSLIDSLRYPKSLLDPPNQTRFPKSDADLCLSLDEYIGFGGSNFFYKDCPGVVRSSDQDAARRTFTLPAVLSVECANFASDGDNKEIKEGVPEILLLPSELWALRREIKAWSDYPSSYSYTVLRAISCLKRMDELDVLNWVIGNSPRYGIVIDVPMRDHMFVILKLCLKVIWREASKSLELVTRGELGSGENLKLLCFVCPRLVEVLMWLGLQLSVLYGEQNGKLFAIEMLAQCLLSAGSGSLLFMLGGKEERDLDAAESSWSEGKMFVSQVAAAIAALHERSLLEERIKELRFGVPPSKVQLINEHLSVSMRANEERAKRPDYRALLEHDGLLWQQSRNQDTNKNKTREEMLAEERDYKRRRMSYRGKKVKRTTTEVMRDIIEEHMEEIKQAGGIGCLVKGAQETVSSSACDKMADVDELKGSGRRSVETNRSHSHVYERQVHTGFNIASKRLEDALTKDQSGMSSGLKYAHQHQSYERHASNNSWEDRKRSVSRDNHDREYRSRSPHGYRSHSQSRERHGRQREQEQDDVEGTRNKIQARVSVIRCQKVNIDMDTGLRGSISQVLQHKVLLMTDTILLAYMIGMKRLVMPLWTANTLDRINCTVKQMMSSIINYKDLTSLAKDIALIIRRSHEWILCCIYTLEVIQASGIYSMFVSSFVSSSWPFLFVINFF
- the LOC131239664 gene encoding U11/U12 small nuclear ribonucleoprotein 48 kDa protein-like isoform X4, yielding MNPANPYLNHHSFTFLSQNPNPNSNRSPSFPFPPFPAPPLPSILTTPNPPQNPNPNPLLPPNTTIPDAISALKHSIHLAQTTLQSISRLLNLPCSDPPKTHLSPCPFNPSHLLPVHSLFLHFIRCRSSPAALSPSLIDSLRYPKSLLDPPNQTRFPKSDADLCLSLDEYIGFGGSNFFYKDCPGVVRSSDQDAARRTFTLPAVLSVECANFASDGDNKEIKEGVPEILLLPSELWALRREIKAWSDYPSSYSYTVLRAISCLKRMDELDVLNWVIGNSPRYGIVIDVPMRDHMFVILKLCLKVIWREASKSLELVTRGELGSGENLKLLCFVCPRLVEVLMWLGLQLSVLYGEQNGKLFAIEMLAQCLLSAGSGSLLFMLGGKEERDLDAAESSWSEGKMFVSQVAAAIAALHERSLLEERIKELRFGVPPSKVQLINEHLSVSMRANEERAKRPDYRALLEHDGLLWQQSRNQDTNKNKTREEMLAEERDYKRRRMSYRGKKVKRTTTEVMRDIIEEHMEEIKQAGGIGCLVKGAQETVSSSACDKMADVDELKGSGRRSVETNRSHSHVYERQVHTGFNIASKRLEDALTKDQSGMSSGLKYAHQHQSYERHASNNSWEDRKRSVSRDNHDREYRSRSPHGYRSHSQSRERHGRQREQEQDDVEGTRNKIQARVSVIRCQKVNIDMDTGLRGSISQVLQHKVLLMTDTILLAYMIGMKRLVMPLWTANTLDRINCTVKQMMSSIINYKDLTSLAKDIALIIRRSHEWILCCIYT